AGGACTGCAAGGTAAGAAAACATGAGTTCAAGCATGAAAGTTAATCACAGTGTAGACAACTTGGGAAAactcatctcacctaactttgtAGACACCTACATCTAGTCTAGCTGTCTAGTTTCCTTTAAATAGATCTAAATTCTGGTCTAAATTCAGGAGGAATCCCTCACCATGCACTTGGGCTACAGCTGATATCCAAACTACTCGAAAGGATGCTGTCTCAACTGAGGCAGTTAAAAGTTTAGATGAAACCAGTCCCTTCAACCTTCCCTTAGGGGTAGGGGAGAGGATTAGAAGTCTTCAGAGGGTGATTTATTCCAACACTGACATTTCTTACCATATCAGAGGTATCCACCAAGATTTCAGGCAAGTCCTCTTCAACACAGTTACTAGCCTAAATAAAAGTGAAACATATAATACAGTCTGTCTCCTAACTTAACAGGGCTTTTGGAAATGTCACTTCACTAAGCTTgtaaagtattttggaaaatgctATAGAAGTGTCATTTGTATCTTGCATGCCTGAAGGCATCTGATCTCTTAAGAATTTCTAGGTTCAGATTGACCATCCAGGAGTTAAAACTAGGGGAAATGTCAAAGATACCCTAATAACTTAGGAGTGAATATTCaccccagctgctgctgttgcccaCCAGCTTGTTTCCATTTAGCCTCTTCCTTCAAAACAATAaggtataaatattttaatttttttaaattgtttttttcagacACGATACTGATTTCTTGACAAAGCATTGGAAAATGTTTTGTGTCATCAGACTTTGTGAACTTTCCTCTCTACATAAAACATACCAGAATTATGTTAATTTGGGTTGGAGCTGTGTTCAAAATTATGAGgcaatatttaaaatgtacttgcaaGGGAAATCAGTGCACACACAAAAACTGTTGTGCCTTATTGTATTAGCAGGGTAAATAGGGACTGTAGAGAAGGGAGCCTCATCTGTGGCTAATGAGACCTGTTGGGATATACCCAGTCCTGCCTTGCTGCAGAAATAAAGTGCAGCTTTGGTGTTTCATATTATTTAAAGCAAAGGTCCcatttgttactgtttttccaAACTGGTGCTGCCTGTGTTCAGCACACTTGAAATGTGCAGCTCACACATTATGTCCCATGAAACATTTCTCCACGCTGAATTACACCCTCCAAACCCAGCAGGGTAAGTGTGCAATGTAACTGTCAAACCCAGGAATATGTTTACAAAAGATAGCtttgcagagggaagagagaaattaaaagacagaaaatgtccTTTTCTCCAGTGATCCTCATGCTGACTTAACACTTGGCCTCAGGTATGTAAAAGGCATTAGGTGTTTTCCCAAACATTTTGAAGAGCAAGTGGGTTACCTAGAAGCTGGCAGGCGTTCTCAGTGCTActgagcttgatttttttttactatgatgTATTTTTGCCAGTGGTTCCTTACATGACGGTTTGAACAACAAATGCCAGACCTTGtctaagcaaaaccaaaacaactctgaTATTCAGTGAAAATTAGTGACCATCTTTCTTTGACTAACATCAGCATCTCCTGCCATCTCCATGTGAGGCAGACAAAGAGAAGTTTGTGAATGGGGTGTTACCTGCTCACCGTTGCTTTTAGAGTGCTCTCCCCACATAACAGCATGTTAAGCTTTCAGATTTCCTTCTAGTTggctccctttctctctccctctcccccccccccccctcttagTTTGTAATCTTAGTTTGTGTCTTCTTGACAAATCCCAAACTGTCTCACTTACCTGTGATTATTCTCTATTTTCCCCTCCACACTTCCAGCCCCTGgacctttctcctttctggaTGTGATTCTCTCCCCATGGGGACAGTCAGTATATAAGAATAGAAGGTAGCATGCCACTGACAGGCAGGCAATAGCAGGACTTCCAGAGCATTTCACGCCTGAAAATTTTCTCTTTAGCATCTTTCCgcttcttttctcagctttccatcagccagcACAGAAAGGATCCTAATATTTATAGAAATGCAAGGGTTTCTTAGATCACTACTACTAATGATTTCAGACTCCTCCTCTCTGAAACCAGGGTTAAGAGACTAACTTCCTCTGCAAGTATCCCTCCAAGCCCACTCAAGCAATAACATGATACAAGCCAGCATGACTCCACTCTAAGGTCACTTATGGCCTAATGTGGAGGTGAATTGACCATTTCAACATCTGACCTGCAGGTCCTCATTACCCTAGAGTGCGAGATGCCAGCCACTTAACTCTGCTAGCTGTTCCTCCAGCAGTTGTTGGGAACTTAAGAGTGGAAAACCAATGGGAAATACAACTTCTGTTTTGAAACCCAAGGTGGGCATGGAaaggaagacttacacaccaagtACCAGAAGTCTATACTTATCTGCCTTCTCCGACAGTGACCTCCAGCCCTCTTGCTCCATGGAGCCTGGAATGTGCCATATGGCTTGTTAAACTGGTTGTGCTCTCTGCCTCTACAGTTGACATAGGTATGTCCTATACCAGTGGGAAGCGCAattgtttttaacagttttttgTACCTCTTACAGGGTTAAGCTGCAAATAGTGTATGCTAGCATTTTTCCAGAACCCTTATTTTCAGAAGATTTATTCTCTTGTTTAGCTTGCCTAAGAGCTTGACAACACTAAGGGATgcactttgttgttttttttttaaatgctggttaCAGAAGTAATAAAATTTTACAGGACGGCCCTACCTTACACACGTGTGAATAACTCACATAAGTACATTTTCTACTTCAGTTCTATTTATGCTTAAAGCATAAAGGTGCACTTGAGTATACCATTCGCTAGCACTCACTGAGATGTGTGCTTATCACTATCTGAGTTATGTGCATAAGCACACACTTGCCCTCAGATGAACAAAGATGAGTTTCAGTGTTTGCAAGTCATAGCCAAAAAGCTACACAATTGTATCAGACATAGTAGTGAAAGAATAAGTTGCCTGTGACAAAATGCCGAGCATATTCAATTAAAAATCCCACTTCATCTAATTGCATCCTAACGTAAATAAATAACTAATTGTCCTTTTGTAGTCTGCTGCGTGGGGGAGGCATGGGGGAATGCTGGAGAGTGAGCAATCTGAAAAGGAAGTTcgttcttctgttttctccctacCAGGttcattttccagtatttttctctAATTTCCCTTTTTCTACACTTTTGTCATGACAATATTAAGCATCAGGTTTGGTTACTGACATTTGCTGGAACAAAGTGTCCTTTTATGCAGATGCTGCTCTGCTGCATCAGGCCCCTTCACAAGGCAGTTGTTGTCTGTTGTAAATGTATGTAAGccctaatatttttgttttaaaatcaatagAAGCTGAACGTCTGTTGCTCTGTGTTCTGTACTACAGCTGTAGAAATAATCCACCTCTGCCTTACCTGAGTCTGCAAAACAGATAGTGTGTTTCTTCCACAACGCTTCGTTCTCAAGAGATAATATAGTTGTAACCTGCATGTGAAATGCTGGTAAGATCATACACAAGGTTTGAAATAAttgatttatgaagaaaaataatcagttttgCAAGGAAAACGTTGCAGGTAGATCTTAAAAAGTCTAATCCACCCACAGGCCTTAATTTGAAGATGGTAACGTTGACTACATTTTGGCCTTTTGCAGGTGTGTATGCAAATGGTGTACCAACCAGCTCACAGTAATTCCACTTTCACGTTCAAAGCCCATCCTGTTGCTCAGCATGGAGAAGTAGCAGCGACACGGATTGCATGGAGATGTACATCGCTGCGGTAGCAGCTACTAGGGAGGTGGTGTCCCTGCACGGGCAGGTGCGCAGTGGCTTTCGTCTTGGGACAGCACAGAGGTGCCTGGTGACACAAGGTGGCAGGatgcagcacagcactgcagccaCGCAGGCAGTTCGCCTATGGCATTGCCAACTGTTAACAAATAAGTTCAGGTACTTTTCCGGTAAAGTCCAGGATGCTGGAAAAGTAACTTCTTCCAGCAACCACTTGAGATCTGCTGCTATCACTTACTAGGGAACCAGGAGGAGACAAAGGACCGACGGCGAGGGTGACACAGGAAGGCTGCTATCACAAAGCTGAGCACTTGGCTGGCCTGGGGAATCACAGCTCAGAGCGCCTGGTGAGGGTGAGGCAGGCCAGCACAGATCCACGTGCTGGCATGCCGGCTAAGTGAGGAGCCATCTCCAGAGGAGATCTTTCCATCTTCACCTCCTGTGACTCCCAGAGGGTTAGGCAGTCACCACCAAATAGGATTGACAGCCTTGTAGAGCAAGGTGCCAATGCCAGCCACGACGGCTGCCACTGCTGTGCCCAGTGGCTCAGTATTTGGAGCAGAGATCCAGGGTGAAAGCAATGCAGGTCCATTCCTCCCTTCAGCCTGAGCTGACCCTGACATCAGACCTGGGAGTCTTTTGGGTAGGACGTTCTTCATTGCTCACATTGGACCAAAGTCACTTTCCAAGAAACCTTAAACAGTTTTTCAGGATAGAGGAAATGAGCACGACTCACTAAATGATTCGTGAACTTACCTGTATGAGGAGAGATTGCCAAGAGAAATTTAGGCAACTTTACTACGCCTTTAATGCACCTGAGCTGTCCTAGCCATGAAGCCTGCGCTGCTCTGTGactccactcctcccttccccGTTGCCACTGTGTGAATCACCTCCACCGTTGCAGACAGCCCTCGCTGGGAGGAGCTGTGACCACCTCGGTGTCACTGGTCCCACCACGTTGCCACGAGGGCAGGTGATGCCCCACAGTGCCGccgaagcagcagcagccctagGCTGCCCACATTTCACTCCGTGCAAAGTGGCAGCTCAGGCTCAAGTTTTTCCCTCCGGAGTTCTCTGAAGATCACATCAAACACGAGGCAGTGCCAGGGCACAGGCGCTGGAAGACGTCGCCTGTGTTATGGAATCATCAGCAGCTCCCTCAGGGGTTACTGGTCTGTGCCCGCTGCTCTCACCCAGATGGCTCCTAGCCACAGTCAGTCCACGCCAGGGCCCAGCCGCAGCAGGCCGTTCAGATGTGGTTACACAGCTCTGGGTAACAGGATTGTTTAATAGTGTATGTGTGGCCTCAGAGCCAGGGAATGGAGCCTGGTGCTTCTTGTTTTACTAGGACAAAGAGGTATAGCTGGCCGTTGGTGTCCAGAACTGGGGCTAGGAAGCAGCTGAGAGTCCCCCCAAATGGCAGACAAATGCACGGAAAGAAGCATGAACAAATATTGAACCTAAGTGGTTGTCTCTTTGAGGATGTGGCTCCGCCCTCCCCATCCTTTGAAGAGGTTCATCACATGAATAAGTGCACAGACTCCAATGCACTGGGAACAATGAACTAAGATGACTGGAAGAATCACAttaaaaaggcagaggaaggaaataatGGAATGTTATAAAAGCTGGTTCCTAGGCAAGACCTGGGAAGTGTGAGAAACCAAAGAGTTTTGGCTTTGCTAACAACAGATGAAACTAATACTAAATTAGAAGTTTCACTCACacaatactgtaaaaataatgcAATATAAGTACTTGCTCACCAAAATTGCTCTTGAAACAAGCCTACTTCTTTAAAGGACAAGTGATTCAGtgacccttctctttcttctcttctgtaacTCTTATTCGGAAGCCTATTTTCATCCAGAAAATTTCTTCAACAAGTTACATTCTGACAATACTAACACTGCATCAGTCTTTTTCCAAATCAATGAATTCCCTACCCTACAAATAGTTCTTTGCTTCCATACTCCTTTGTTTGCATGGTTTGGCAAGCATTTGGTATCAATAAAGACAAATCTGCTGTCACATTGCCAGAGTAATcagaatgctttatttttgttttgcctttttttttttaccattggTTTTAACTACAATGATACCAATTTACTGAGCTTCCTGCTTCCTACTTCctttggtttgggggtggggtttggggagggggggggttcaGTATTTTGGGTCTCACTGAAGGTAGCAAGGCATTCATTTCCTAAAAATCTTCAACACAGTTTCTCTATAACATTCATCTGGTGGGGGTTTCCTtgggctgccaggctgcaggaACTTCTTAATTGTAGGCATATTGCtcattcttattttaaaagcctaaaaaataaaaacaacagagtaAGAGAGAAGTTCCAGCTACGCCAGTAGCAAACAGTGCTTCTTGCACGGAACTGCTTCCCCCTGCTGCTAGAAGAGATCCTGACATTCATTCAGATCTCATGCAACCTACACAGTCTCCTGTCCAACAGGAGGAGGACCCAGCTGCTGCAAAAAGCCTGTTCTTACCAATGAAGGCAGTACTGGAGCAGACAATACCTAAATCTCTGCTGTTTCAAAGAAACTGAAGGCAAAAATCCAGTATCTGGGAGCACCAGGGTATAGTTTTGAAGGTACAAATACACTAACACAGTTTatgacctttttcttttcattactagTTCTGATGGTGCAAACTACTGTGTGGCCAAACCACGATATACGTTAACATGATTTCCATTTTTACTATATTATGTAAGTATCTGAGCTCTGCTTGCATCTAGCATGGCCACTGTTGTCCCACTGTCCCAGCATTTCTAGGATTGCATTGGTGAAGGTAAAATGACTGGAAGCATCCTTGGCTCAACTCAGTTGTCCAGTAGAGGCTTCTCATACTGTGTTGTAGCCTAGGGTAGCCAAAATATCTACATAGGGCTGGCAGATATAACATAGTCCCTCAGGGAGACCTATTCCCTTCTGGAGCAGCGGCTGGAGGCCAGGACTAGGATTAGGGCATCCCAGGTGGTAAGAAATGCCTGTGTTAAGGCAACTGACTCAAGGATCCTGAGACATCTCATTGTGCAGACAGTCAGAGAGGACTCACTGATGCAGGTTGCAAGCAGCTGGAGACCCCACAGTTATCTGAGCAAGAACCGCTTCTAACAATGGGGCTAATGGATAGGAGCTTCACAGGGCAACAGCCAGTTCTTGCTGGCAGATGTATGAATGTAATTTCCTCTTCCTTACAGGCACTGGAAGGATAAGGGGGAAATACAAGAAGGAGCAAGAAAAGTAAAAGCTGTGAAATAAGTAACCACCAATTTTAGAAACTTTTCCCCTTCTGGCAGTAAAGGAATCCCTCCATAATTCAAGGCATGGCTTCAACAGAACTGTGCCCATGCCTAGTGGCTAAGATATCTTGCTAGAAGATGGGAGCTAGAGGCAAGAATTACCTGAGGCTGCAAAACTTCATGTGGGATAAAATCTGACACATGTTACTGTCCACTCTGTGGCTGAAGTGCCTCATTCTGTCACACTAAATTAAGACTTAAACTGTTGGGGTTgagatttaaaaaattttaaaaaacacttaaggaaaacaaacaaacaaacaaaaaatcaaagccCTTTTCCTCATCAGTTCCAAGCAGAAAAACCTAACTGTGGTAGTCTGATGCTGAACTGTTTCTTTTGTTAATGGGAATAAAGCCAAAGTCTTTGAGTGCACCCCTCAAATTAACAGTTTGTAAGCACAAAGAAGCATGACCTCAAGTCTTGCATCCTCAACCCAAATTTGCTATGCTGCACATGGGAGGACTACTGACCACTAACTGCTTTTTTCCAATCACAGACTACTTGGGTCCACTGTATCTCAACTCTTAATGACTCCTGCAGGTCATGCCCCAGGCTTGCCCATACGCTGTGCTCTATAGCATGCTGCAAGCCTAGAGGCTTCTGATATCTGGTCAAGTCTCACAGCAAAAGTGCCTCACTTCTGCTTGGTTTCAGACTTTGTACATGGCACAAAGGCAGAGTATTCATCCTCAATTTTATTGAGTTGATTATTGAAAGAAAACTGTGGCTTAATGCTAAGGTTTGAGTTTCTAGTCATACTGTAGAAGGCAGAAGCGAAGTGAGATTACTGGGATCCCCAAATTGTAATACCAGCCAGTACAGAAAATGGCACACTGTACCTTATTGTAACATGTCAACCTGGATCACAGACTTAATTTGTTATCTGGTATTAGATAGCATCTActggcaggcagcaggaaaaTCAAAAGAGGGTGGCTTAGATAAGTGATTCCCTTGGGATGacattaatttatttctattgaGGAGGCATATACCACTCAAAGAGGGATAGGCATACCTGAACTGGGTTAATCAGGAGCACAGTGTCTTACAACAAACCAACTAAATCAGTTCCTTCTTGTGCTTGATTTTAAGCAACCATACAAAAGCGACAGTTCCTTGAAGAGCCCACACTCCTGATTTACATAGCATGGAGAGATGATCACCTTCAGGATTGCCCTCTAGCTCCTGAATACAGGCATGCTCAAGACCAAAATTACCTGCAACTGAGGAAACCCTGACAGCACAGCAGGTATTTTCTCCTCCACTGCTAAAATGGCTTCAATTAGCTGAACATCTGCCCAGCTGAATTTGTTGCCCACAAGAAAGTCTTGGCCATGCTGTTTCAAAACCTGTAGAATACAAGAGAATGTGAGCTGCAGATGAGACTGGGACATATGATGcctggcagctaagccccacagcACAGCTATAGAGTTGAACAGCAATTATATCTGAAATTTCAGGGTGGAATTTTCAGCTGGAAGCTGTGAGCCTAAATCACTTCATTActgttgggaaaaaaatctgaactctTGTAGTACACAGACTATAAACTTTGGTCACTCAGTAATGGTGAATGATGATACGCACTGGGAACAGTGACAAAACCATGTGCTTAAGTAGACTAGTAACAGTCACAGAATTAGAAACAGGGATAATGGAGCAACTAAAGAGTAACTTGGAGAGTTTATAAAATTGCCATTTAGATATTTCATTTAAAGTTATGTCCAATGTTGATACCAGGAAGCAAACTTAGAAATGCAGAATTACAATAGCTAACCAAAGAAAATCCCTGCCTTTGGGAATAAGTTATTATAGTCATAAGGACTTCTAGGATGTTCAGCCTTTATTACTGTTTTCCATCAAAACTAGATGAACATTAATGAAAGTGAGAAATGTTGCCAGATGCTTGAGTCAtatgggtttggtttgttgttttcgAAAGTGGGATGTGCAGGAATCTATGGCTGTTGTTTTACTAAAGTACTTCTAATGTCTCTACCTGATTTATTTGCAAGGGATTTTTGCATTCTTGTAATAAAAATGTTCCAACTGAAATTAAGTATAGCAGAAAGATGTGCTCTAAATAAATGTAAGTGTGGAATTATCCcctcaaggaaaaaagaaaacctatgtGCTTGCTTTTACTTTAGTGAAAAGTTTTGCTGTATAGCTGAGAACATATTGCTCTATTTGCTTTGTAGATGTTCGGGTACCACAGCCCTGACAACACAAGCCAACAAATAGAGAAAATGTGCTGCTGTATTTCCCCTTCTTTGTGAGAGCCAAGAAAGCTGAGGATTTGGAACTGACCTGCACTACAAACATGTTCTTATTTGGGGGAAACTTTTTGGTAATTGTAAATACAAGTTTTATAGGCACATCCTCACTGTCACTTACCTTTTCAAAGACTGGGAAGTACCTGTTAGTTGCCCTCTCCTTAATTGAGtcaagatttttctcctttgcctcaggtggagagaaaggaaacatcAAAATCATTTGCATCAGATCTGCTATTCCTTCCACATACATGTCAATCCTATTAGTGG
This sequence is a window from Harpia harpyja isolate bHarHar1 chromosome 15, bHarHar1 primary haplotype, whole genome shotgun sequence. Protein-coding genes within it:
- the LOC128152011 gene encoding glutathione S-transferase 3-like; protein product: MSGKPRLTYCNGRGRMEPVRWLLAAAGVEFEEIFLETREQYEKLIKDGVLMFQQVPLVEIDGMKMVQTRAILSYIAGKYNLYGKDLKERALIDMYVEGIADLMQMILMFPFSPPEAKEKNLDSIKERATNRYFPVFEKVLKQHGQDFLVGNKFSWADVQLIEAILAVEEKIPAVLSGFPQLQAFKIRMSNMPTIKKFLQPGSPRKPPPDECYRETVLKIFRK